A region of Candidatus Deferrimicrobium sp. DNA encodes the following proteins:
- a CDS encoding Trm112 family protein, with amino-acid sequence MAMDKDLLEILACPKCKGELQLTADESELRCDACRLSYRVDDGIPILLIDEATPYE; translated from the coding sequence ATGGCGATGGACAAGGATCTGCTCGAGATCCTGGCGTGTCCGAAGTGCAAGGGGGAGCTTCAACTGACCGCCGACGAGAGCGAGCTTCGGTGCGACGCGTGCCGGCTCTCGTACCGCGTCGACGATGGCATTCCCATACTGCTGATCGACGAGGCGACGCCGTATGAGTGA
- a CDS encoding DUF3108 domain-containing protein yields the protein MDCVARYRIVKWRVGMGITALLFLPFLLVPSGCHWGGHGATSPPPEREEVAGDNAAHAAAPEWLPPAVATEGAREADGISPPDNTTIGATEAVVLPASPLPEAKAGSDATAPRDNTARSMSPPSGFTAADTTSRVDAPSSAHRQKAAAALQPGSTASQKETRGASIPGWAKSPEELSYRIDFIGITMGYARFRYKGKVQIAGKPAYHLNVRAWTSGVLSFIYPINETIDYYLDAETLAPIRQEFTQQEKEKDDVAFYNQETGRITYRYRQSGKIRKEVDTIPSVYDPVSVAYYFRWRDLGVENRARNMYGGRKLYQISSRILGNERIRTDYGEVDTIAVVPVIRRDGKPDNKGDLKVWFSNDERRVPIRLYAKFHKIKDWTLVGELMPPAAKAGG from the coding sequence ATGGATTGTGTCGCACGGTACCGTATCGTGAAATGGCGGGTCGGCATGGGGATAACGGCGCTCCTTTTCCTCCCCTTTCTGCTTGTCCCGTCCGGCTGCCACTGGGGGGGACACGGGGCGACTTCGCCGCCACCGGAACGGGAAGAGGTCGCGGGCGACAACGCCGCACATGCCGCTGCGCCGGAGTGGCTTCCGCCCGCCGTGGCGACGGAGGGAGCGCGGGAGGCGGACGGCATCTCGCCACCCGATAACACGACGATCGGCGCAACGGAGGCGGTCGTTCTCCCCGCAAGCCCGCTGCCCGAGGCGAAAGCGGGGTCCGACGCAACCGCCCCGCGAGACAACACCGCGCGATCCATGTCGCCGCCTTCCGGCTTCACTGCGGCCGACACGACAAGCCGCGTGGATGCGCCGTCCTCCGCCCACAGGCAGAAAGCGGCCGCCGCGCTCCAACCGGGTTCGACGGCCTCGCAAAAGGAGACGCGCGGCGCATCGATCCCGGGGTGGGCGAAGAGCCCCGAGGAACTGTCGTACCGGATCGATTTCATCGGCATCACCATGGGGTACGCCCGGTTCCGATACAAGGGAAAGGTCCAGATCGCCGGGAAACCGGCGTACCACCTGAACGTACGGGCCTGGACGTCCGGGGTCCTCTCGTTTATTTATCCGATCAACGAGACGATCGACTACTATCTCGACGCGGAGACGCTCGCCCCGATCCGGCAGGAGTTCACGCAGCAGGAAAAGGAAAAGGACGATGTGGCCTTCTACAATCAGGAGACCGGGAGGATCACGTACCGCTACCGGCAATCGGGAAAGATACGGAAGGAGGTCGACACGATCCCTTCCGTCTACGACCCGGTGAGCGTCGCTTACTATTTCCGGTGGCGGGACCTGGGCGTCGAGAACCGTGCGCGGAACATGTACGGGGGCCGGAAGTTATACCAGATCTCGTCGCGCATTCTCGGGAACGAGCGGATCCGCACGGATTACGGGGAAGTGGACACGATCGCGGTCGTTCCGGTGATCCGCAGGGACGGAAAGCCCGACAACAAGGGGGATCTGAAGGTCTGGTTTTCCAACGACGAGCGGCGCGTCCCGATCCGCCTGTACGCGAAGTTCCACAAAATCAAGGATTGGACGCTGGTCGGAGAGCTGATGCCGCCGGCCGCGAAGGCGGGAGGGTAG
- a CDS encoding HAD family hydrolase produces MRGIVFLDRDGTLIEEVGYLRDPSAVRILPGAVEALRLLSRYGFLLAVVSNQAGLARGKFTEAEMEAVHRRFVSSFGAEGIVFDAVEYCPHHPEGAVEAYRRACGCRKPGTRLPEEILRRLHVPDTCPRFVVGDKMSDVSMGVRLGAATVLVGTGYGSVEKISGERAGIAPDVFLPGMLEAAGWIVSHGTVS; encoded by the coding sequence GTGAGAGGGATCGTCTTCCTCGACCGGGACGGCACGCTGATCGAGGAGGTCGGATACCTGCGCGATCCGTCGGCCGTCCGTATCCTGCCCGGGGCCGTGGAAGCGTTGCGCCTCCTCTCCCGGTACGGGTTCCTCCTCGCGGTGGTTTCCAACCAGGCCGGCCTGGCGAGGGGGAAATTCACCGAGGCGGAGATGGAGGCCGTCCACCGGAGGTTCGTTTCCTCGTTCGGGGCGGAAGGGATCGTGTTCGACGCGGTCGAATATTGCCCGCACCACCCGGAAGGGGCGGTGGAGGCGTATCGGCGCGCGTGCGGATGCCGAAAACCCGGGACGCGGCTGCCCGAGGAGATCCTCCGTCGGCTCCACGTGCCGGACACGTGCCCCCGGTTCGTGGTCGGTGATAAAATGAGCGACGTTTCGATGGGGGTTCGCCTCGGGGCTGCGACGGTCCTGGTCGGAACAGGATATGGATCCGTGGAGAAAATCTCGGGGGAACGCGCGGGAATCGCCCCGGACGTCTTTCTCCCGGGGATGCTGGAGGCCGCTGGATGGATTGTGTCGCACGGTACCGTATCGTGA